The following nucleotide sequence is from Catenulispora sp. EB89.
GCAGGAGCAGTACACGCAACCGGAGCAGTACGCCCAGCAGGAGCAGTACGCGCAGCCGGATCCGTATGCGCAACCGGACCCATATGCGCAGCAGCAAGATCCATACGCGCAGCAGTACGAGCAGGACGCCTACGCGCAGCAGCCGGACCCGTACGCTCAGCAGCAGCAGCCCGAGGCGTACCCGGATCCGCAAGATCCCTATGCGCAGCAGCCGGCCGGCTACAGCGGCCAGGAATACGGCGGTCACGAATACGCCGCCGCCGAGTACAGCGGCGAGTACGAGAACCCCGAAGCGTACGGCGGCTACCTGCGCCCCGGCACCGGTGAGTACGAGCGCCCGGACTTCGAGCGCCCCGACTTCGAGACCGACGACTACCGGCAGGGAGGCTACCGATGACCCGGCCGAACCGTCCCGCGCCTCCCGGCGCGGAAGACCGCCCGCAGCGCCCAGCGCGCCCCGCCGGAGCACGTCCGACCGGCGCCGCGCCGCGCCCGACCGGCGGTGCGCCAAGAGGCCGCGCGCTGGCCAAGACCCGCACCTCCCCGATCTCCGCCTTCGGCGCCCTCGGCGTGGTCGCGGTGGTCCTGCTGGCCGGCCTCGGCTACGGGTTCTCCACCGGCACGCAGAACAAGAGCGCGGTCAGCGAGCAGACCTCGCGCACCCTGCCGGTCGGCAGCGCCACCGCGGTCTGCCAGGGCCAGATGGGCGCCGGCAACGACACCTCGACGTCGCTGACCACCTTCACTCCGTCGGGCAACGCCACGACCGGCACCGACGGCGCGAGCGTGCAGTACGTCGACGGCAAGCCGTTCGCCCCGTTGAAGATCGGGGCCGCCGGCACCCGTTCCAGCGCGCAGCAGGTCACGCAGTTCAACACGGTCACCAACGACGTCGGCGAGCTCCAGCCGGTGCCGCTGGTCCTGCAGGCCACCGGTTCCTACGCCCCGGGCTTCACCGCCGGCGAGCTGATCCGCAGCGACAGCGGCAACCAGCGGGGCATGGCCGCCTCGCCCTGCACCACTCCGAGCACCGACTTCTGGTTCGCCGGGGTCTCGGTCGGCACCACGGACCGCGACTCGTGGCTCTACATGGCGAACACCGACAACGCCCCGGCCACCGTCAACCTGACCTACTACGGCCAGGACGGCAAGATCGACACCGGCACCCTCGGCCACGACATCACGGTCCTGCCCCACACCTCGGTCAAGTACCAGCTCAGCAGCCCCCTCGGCGCCGCGGCCCAGGCCAGCGCCGTGGCCAGCGTGCACGTCAGCACCACCGAGGGCCGGGTCGCGGCCCAGGTCCTGGACATGGACAAGCCGCAGAAGAGCGACAACGGCACCGGCCGCGGCATGGACTTCATCCCCGCCCAGACGCCGGCCGTGGCCGCCGAGACCTCGCAGACCATCCCGGGCATCCCCGCCCCGGGGAACACCCTGACGAAGTTCGACCTGGTCATCACCTCCACCAGCGACGTGCCGGTCAGCATCGACCACGTCTACTGGTACGGCAAGCAGGGCCGGATCGAGCTGGCGGCGCAGACGCAGGACCCGGGCAAGGGCTACACCAAGCGCGACAGCCCGCTGAGCATCGCCCCGGACCACACGGTGATACTGAACATGACCTCGGCCGCGCAGGACCCGACCGAGTCGGCGGCGCTGCAGATCGTCGGCAGCGGCGGCTCGTTCGTGTCCGGGGTCCGGCTGGTCGAGACCGACCCGAAGAGCGGCACCCAGGACAGCGCCTACCTGGCCCCGACCCCGCCGGTGAGCAGCGAGGCGATCGTCAGCGACAGCAACGTCGGCGGCGCGGCCAAGAGCACGCTGATCCTCACCTCCGCCGGGAGCAAGGGGTCGACGGTCCAGGTGACCACCATCGGCGCCGACAACAAGCCGGCCGTCGACCAGGTGACGATCGCGGCCAACAGCACGGTCGCCTACACCCCGAAGGCCACCGGCTGGTTCACCACGATCGTCCAGCCGCAGCCGGGCTCGGACCCGCTCTACGGCGCGCGCATCCTGTCGGACCTGCCGGCCAAGGGCGGTATGCAGGTCACCGCAGAGACGCTGGAGGACGCCCGGGTGTCGGCGGCGGTGCCGCCGGTGGCGCCGGACCTGTCGGGCGCCGTCGCCCGCTGAGACGGAGCACAGCCGCCGGCCGAGCGTTCTGCTCGGCCGGCGGCTTTTGAGTCTCTATGTGTTATCTGAGATGACGTATATAGGGTGCAACACTCTATATATAGGAAAACGGACGGACTTCTCAGTCCTCCTCGTCCCGCCCCTCATCCACCTCGTCGGGCTCCATGCCCAGCAGCTCCGCGACTTGTTCGACGACCACTTCGTAGACCAGGTCCGCCAGCTCCGGCCGGCCCGCGGCCCGGGCCTCCACCGGCCGCCGGTACACCACGATCCGCACCGGCTCGCCGGGCCGGTCCGCGATCACCCGGCCCAGCGGCACGGCCTCTTCGCTCCAGTTCTCGGCGTCGGCCGGCGGGACCTCCTCGACCGCCAGCTCGATCTCGGCCAGCCGCGGCCAGCGCCGCTCCAGCCGTTCCACGGCGTCCAGCACCAGCTCGTCGAACTGCTCGGCGCGCGTCAACGCCAGCGGGACCTGCGGCGGGGCGAGGGGTCCGCGCAGACCCCGCCCCCGCCTGTCACGCGTATGCTTCCGGCGGCGGGGCTCCTGGCCGGCCCCCGACCTGATCGAGGCAGTGATGGGCACGCGTCGAGCGTAACCGCCGATCCGCCCCTCGGCGACAGTCATTCCCCACGTGTCGGGCAGACTGCGCCGTGACCTCGGCTTTCGCTCCGGGCGTGGCTCAGCGCGGGCTCGGTGTGAGCCCGGTCCGGGCTCGGTCCGGCGCTCGGTACCGGACTCGACGCGGGCTCGGTCCGCGCTCAGTGCTCGGGATCGGGCAGCGCCCGCAGGTGGCCCCGGGCCCGCGAGAGGACCGCACCGTCCCCGTCGTCCCCGTGCGCACCCCGGTCCCCACGGCTCCCGCGCTCCCCACGGGGCCCGCGAGCGGCCTCGCGTACCGCGTTCGCCAGTGCTTCGAGGTCGTCCGACGAGGGCTGCGAGGGGCCCGGATCGGGTTCGGTCAACCGCAGCACGGCCCACCCCCGCGGGGCGGTCAGCCGGGTCGAGTGCTCAGCGCACAGGTCGTAGCTGTGCGGCTCGATATAAGCGGCCAGAGGGCCGAGGACGGCGGTGGAGTCCGCGTACACGTACGTGAGCGTCGCGACGGCCGGACGGCTACACGCGGTTCGCGAACATCTGCGGGCTGGGCTCACTTGGTGGAGATTAGCGCTTGCCGGCGCGGATGGAACACTGGCACGCCCTACATCCGTGCGCGGGTCGTCCGGCTGGGTCCTCGCGCGGGCGCCGGAGCCGTGACCACCCGCTCCGCCGCGCCACCCTCGTCCGGCGACCACCGGACCACCGGGGCCCGCTGCCCGGGATAGGCTCGACCCACCTGAAACCAGACCTGAAAGCGGGAGCCAGTGTCAGCGTCGATTCCTTCTGGCCACGACTTGTCACAGATCGTCAAGGCATACGACGTACGCGGGGTGGTCCCGGACCAGCTCGACGAGACCGACACCGAGGCGGTCGGCGCGGCGTTCGCCGAGTTCGCGGGCGCGCCCTCGGTAGTGGTGGGCCACGACATGCGCCCGAGCTCGCCGGATCTGGCCGCGGCGTTCGCCCGCGGCGCCGCCTCGCGGGGCGTGGACGTCGTGGAGATCGGCTTGGCCTCCACGGACCTGCTCTACTTCGCCTCCGGCGCCCTGGACATGCCCGGCGCGATGTTCACGGCCAGTCACAACCCGGCGAAGTACAACGGGATCAAGATGTGCAAGGCCGGCGCCGCGCCGATCGGCCAGGACTCCGGCCTGGTGCAGATCCGCGAGGCCGCGCAGGCGATCATCGACGGGAACCCGCTGCCGCCGGCGGACAAGACCGGCACCGTCACCCGGCAGGCCATGCTCGACGACTACGCCGCGTACCTGAACAAGCTGGTCGACCTGTCGAAGATCCGCCCGCTGAAGGTGGTCGTCGACGCGGCGAACGGGATGGGCGGCTATACGGTTCCCACCGTCTTCAACGGCCTGCCGCTGGACGTCGTCGACCTCTACTTCGAGCTGGACGGCACCTTCCCGAACCACGAGGCGAACCCGCTGGACCCGAAGAACCTCGTCGACCTGCAGCGCGCGGTCGTCGAGCACCGGGCCGACCTCGGCCTGGCCTTCGACGGCGACGCCGACCGCTGTTTCGTGGTCGACGAGCGCGGCGAGCCCGTCGCCCCGTCCACGATCACCGCCCTGGTCGCGGTGCGCGAACTGGCCAAGCACCCGGGCGCCACGATCATCCACAACCTGATCACCTCGGCGGCGGTGCCGGAGATCGTGCGCGAGCACGGCGGCGTCCCGGTCCGCACCCGGGTCGGCCACTCCTTCATCAAGCAGGAGATGGCGAACACCGGCGCGGTCTTCGGCGGCGAGCACTCGGCGCACTACTACTTCCAGGACTTCTGGAAGGCCGACACCGGCATGCTGGCCGCGATGCACGTGCTGGCCGCGCTCGGCGAGCAGGACGCGCCGCTGTCGGAGCTGGCCTCGGACTACACCCGCTACGCGTCCTCCGGCGAGGTCAACAGCGAGGTCGCCGACCAGGCCGGCCGTTCGGCCGCGGTCCGGGCGGCGTTCGAGAGCCGTCCCGGCGTCACCGTGGACGAGCTCGACGGCCTGACCGTCACCGGTGACGGCTGGTGGTTCAATGTGCGACCGTCGAACACCGAGCCCCTGTTGCGCCTGAACATCGAGGCGGCCGACGCCGACGCGGTGGC
It contains:
- a CDS encoding DUF5719 family protein — encoded protein: MTRPNRPAPPGAEDRPQRPARPAGARPTGAAPRPTGGAPRGRALAKTRTSPISAFGALGVVAVVLLAGLGYGFSTGTQNKSAVSEQTSRTLPVGSATAVCQGQMGAGNDTSTSLTTFTPSGNATTGTDGASVQYVDGKPFAPLKIGAAGTRSSAQQVTQFNTVTNDVGELQPVPLVLQATGSYAPGFTAGELIRSDSGNQRGMAASPCTTPSTDFWFAGVSVGTTDRDSWLYMANTDNAPATVNLTYYGQDGKIDTGTLGHDITVLPHTSVKYQLSSPLGAAAQASAVASVHVSTTEGRVAAQVLDMDKPQKSDNGTGRGMDFIPAQTPAVAAETSQTIPGIPAPGNTLTKFDLVITSTSDVPVSIDHVYWYGKQGRIELAAQTQDPGKGYTKRDSPLSIAPDHTVILNMTSAAQDPTESAALQIVGSGGSFVSGVRLVETDPKSGTQDSAYLAPTPPVSSEAIVSDSNVGGAAKSTLILTSAGSKGSTVQVTTIGADNKPAVDQVTIAANSTVAYTPKATGWFTTIVQPQPGSDPLYGARILSDLPAKGGMQVTAETLEDARVSAAVPPVAPDLSGAVAR
- a CDS encoding metallopeptidase family protein, whose product is MTVAEGRIGGYARRVPITASIRSGAGQEPRRRKHTRDRRGRGLRGPLAPPQVPLALTRAEQFDELVLDAVERLERRWPRLAEIELAVEEVPPADAENWSEEAVPLGRVIADRPGEPVRIVVYRRPVEARAAGRPELADLVYEVVVEQVAELLGMEPDEVDEGRDEED
- a CDS encoding DUF3499 domain-containing protein, which produces MSPARRCSRTACSRPAVATLTYVYADSTAVLGPLAAYIEPHSYDLCAEHSTRLTAPRGWAVLRLTEPDPGPSQPSSDDLEALANAVREAARGPRGERGSRGDRGAHGDDGDGAVLSRARGHLRALPDPEH
- a CDS encoding phosphomannomutase/phosphoglucomutase yields the protein MSQIVKAYDVRGVVPDQLDETDTEAVGAAFAEFAGAPSVVVGHDMRPSSPDLAAAFARGAASRGVDVVEIGLASTDLLYFASGALDMPGAMFTASHNPAKYNGIKMCKAGAAPIGQDSGLVQIREAAQAIIDGNPLPPADKTGTVTRQAMLDDYAAYLNKLVDLSKIRPLKVVVDAANGMGGYTVPTVFNGLPLDVVDLYFELDGTFPNHEANPLDPKNLVDLQRAVVEHRADLGLAFDGDADRCFVVDERGEPVAPSTITALVAVRELAKHPGATIIHNLITSAAVPEIVREHGGVPVRTRVGHSFIKQEMANTGAVFGGEHSAHYYFQDFWKADTGMLAAMHVLAALGEQDAPLSELASDYTRYASSGEVNSEVADQAGRSAAVRAAFESRPGVTVDELDGLTVTGDGWWFNVRPSNTEPLLRLNIEAADADAVAALRDEVLAIVRA